From a region of the Aeoliella mucimassa genome:
- the bktB gene encoding beta-ketothiolase BktB, translating into MNREVVVLSGVRTAIGGFGGSLKDTPPTELAAACVREAVSRANVPKQDVGHCIFGNIIHTDSHDHYLARVAGVKGGLPYETPALTLNRLCGSGLQAILTAAQTIMLGDAEVAVAGGAENMSRSPYFSTAMRFGARMNDSKMVDAMVGALSDPFEDYHMGVTAENVAKKYAISREDQDALAVESHRRAGAALNAGYFKAQIVPIEIRVKRETVPFEVDETVRFGLTVEKLAKLPTVFDPEGTVTPGNASSINDAAAAVVVADRQYAESHGLQPIGKLVAYSYAGVDPQYMGIGPVPAVRKILEKTGFCYDDIDVFEVNEAFAAQALAVARELELPMDRTNPNGSGISLGHPIGATGAILVVKALYELQRTAKQRALITMCIGGGQGIAAIFERE; encoded by the coding sequence ATGAATCGTGAAGTCGTCGTGTTGAGTGGAGTGCGGACCGCCATCGGCGGATTCGGCGGCAGCCTGAAGGATACCCCGCCTACGGAGTTAGCGGCCGCTTGCGTCCGCGAGGCGGTGAGCCGAGCAAATGTCCCTAAACAGGATGTCGGTCACTGCATTTTTGGCAACATTATTCACACCGATTCGCACGATCATTACCTGGCTCGAGTGGCCGGCGTGAAGGGCGGATTACCTTACGAAACCCCGGCTTTAACGCTGAATCGACTCTGCGGAAGCGGTCTGCAGGCGATTCTCACCGCAGCCCAGACCATCATGCTCGGCGATGCGGAGGTCGCCGTGGCCGGTGGGGCCGAAAACATGAGCCGTAGCCCCTACTTTTCGACCGCCATGCGCTTCGGTGCACGGATGAACGACAGCAAAATGGTCGACGCCATGGTGGGGGCCCTCTCCGACCCGTTTGAGGACTACCACATGGGTGTCACGGCCGAGAACGTGGCGAAGAAATACGCGATCTCACGAGAGGACCAAGACGCTCTGGCGGTGGAGAGCCATCGGCGTGCCGGAGCAGCCCTAAATGCAGGGTATTTTAAGGCCCAAATCGTTCCGATCGAGATTCGCGTAAAGCGCGAAACGGTGCCGTTCGAAGTGGACGAAACCGTGCGGTTCGGGCTAACCGTCGAGAAGCTCGCCAAGCTCCCCACGGTGTTCGATCCCGAAGGGACCGTGACGCCTGGCAATGCTTCGAGCATCAACGATGCGGCCGCGGCCGTGGTGGTGGCCGATCGCCAGTACGCCGAGTCGCACGGGCTACAGCCGATCGGCAAGTTGGTCGCGTATTCCTACGCGGGTGTCGACCCTCAGTACATGGGCATCGGCCCGGTGCCGGCGGTCAGGAAAATACTAGAAAAAACGGGTTTCTGCTACGACGACATCGACGTGTTCGAAGTCAACGAAGCGTTCGCAGCCCAAGCACTGGCAGTGGCTCGCGAGCTCGAATTACCGATGGATCGCACCAACCCGAATGGCAGCGGGATTTCGCTGGGACATCCCATCGGAGCAACCGGTGCCATCCTCGTTGTGAAAGCCTTGTACGAACTGCAGCGTACTGCCAAGCAGCGGGCGCTGATCACCATGTGCATAGGAGGAGGGCAGGGGATCGCGGCCATATTCGAGCGCGAATAA
- a CDS encoding CBS domain-containing protein, whose protein sequence is MGLRQNMASEPVSKLDLREPVLCGPAETVRDAILKMRERRLGCVIVVDIYRKPLGMFTESKLTQLLADNPEAVNDVIGNHLEKPWPWVMESDPISLVLEDMQLNNVRFIGVLNTDGQVVGLTGQKGLMEYISEHFPQQVMVQRVGSRPPAEREGA, encoded by the coding sequence ATGGGATTAAGACAAAACATGGCAAGCGAGCCAGTCAGCAAGCTGGACCTCCGTGAGCCAGTTCTCTGCGGGCCGGCCGAGACCGTCCGCGATGCGATTCTCAAAATGCGCGAGCGGCGCCTGGGATGTGTCATCGTGGTCGACATCTACCGCAAACCGCTTGGCATGTTCACCGAGAGCAAGCTTACCCAGCTTCTTGCGGACAACCCCGAGGCGGTCAACGACGTCATCGGCAACCACCTCGAGAAACCTTGGCCCTGGGTCATGGAGTCGGATCCCATCTCCCTGGTGCTCGAAGACATGCAGTTGAACAACGTCCGCTTCATCGGCGTGCTCAACACCGATGGGCAAGTCGTTGGCCTCACAGGGCAAAAAGGATTGATGGAGTACATCTCCGAGCATTTTCCGCAGCAAGTCATGGTACAGCGAGTTGGCAGCCGCCCGCCCGCCGAACGCGAAGGAGCTTAA
- a CDS encoding CBS domain-containing protein has translation MTSRRPFPADSGEFHDPLENYDPKEYDDPLEEALATQPASAIQSTPYVGVSPDTTIEQAVKKLSGLQVACLLVEEDEKLVGVFSDRDLLDKIALEYEAKKHLPVRDFMTSNPNFVYDTDSAAAVLTVMAVHGFRHVPVINLDHKIVGIASPYRITSFLRSYFAG, from the coding sequence ATGACATCGCGACGACCATTTCCCGCGGACTCCGGTGAATTTCACGATCCTCTGGAGAATTACGACCCCAAAGAATACGACGATCCACTCGAGGAAGCCCTCGCAACCCAACCGGCGTCGGCCATTCAGTCGACCCCCTACGTCGGCGTCTCGCCCGACACCACCATCGAACAGGCGGTCAAGAAGCTCTCGGGCTTGCAGGTTGCTTGCTTGCTGGTGGAGGAAGACGAGAAGCTCGTCGGGGTATTCTCCGACCGCGACCTGCTCGACAAGATCGCTTTGGAGTACGAAGCGAAGAAACACCTGCCGGTCCGCGACTTCATGACCAGCAATCCTAACTTCGTGTACGACACCGACTCGGCCGCGGCGGTGCTCACCGTGATGGCCGTGCACGGTTTTCGGCATGTTCCAGTCATTAACCTCGATCATAAAATTGTTGGCATCGCCAGCCCGTATCGCATCACTAGCTTCCTGCGTTCGTACTTCGCTGGCTGA
- a CDS encoding sulfatase family protein: protein MPCLLSVISSSMRSSHLLPIIVRLHLIVLLAASITSTLRADDDTPDSTTNAQRPPNIVVIFIDDMGYADIGPFGAKDYSTPNLDRMASEGRVFTDFHAATAVCSASRAALLTGCYPERIGILGALGPNSNHGINPDETTLAELCKSKGYATAIYGKWHLGDRPMFMPTLHGFDEWLGIPYSNDMWPLHPQYAKLSKGAADRKQGYPPLPMYEDDHIVDEVITGDEQAQFTKRFTQRAVDFIEHNQKQPFFLYVPHPMVHVPLFASDDFKGKSGAGLFGDVVMELDWSVGEILNTIRKLDLDKNTMVVFTSDNGPWLSYGDHAGSAGIFREGKGTMFEGGYREPCIVWWPDTIPAGTKCDELASTMDLVPTIAKLIDAKLPDDRTIDGHNIWPLLSGQPDAKSPYEAFYCYYGGQLQAIRDRQYKLHFPHQYRSLDGRPGGTNGSPVGYKQLKIDLELFDLKADPSETTNIAAEHPEIVERLQAAGQAARADLGDSLTKVKGKNNRPPGRVKPNKKAP, encoded by the coding sequence ATGCCTTGCTTGCTTTCGGTAATCTCCTCCTCGATGCGATCTTCGCATCTGCTTCCAATTATTGTTCGTTTGCATCTGATTGTATTGCTCGCTGCTTCGATCACGTCGACCTTGCGAGCCGACGACGACACGCCCGACTCGACGACCAACGCTCAGCGTCCACCGAACATCGTGGTGATCTTCATCGACGACATGGGCTACGCCGACATCGGACCGTTCGGAGCGAAGGACTACTCGACCCCGAACCTCGACCGCATGGCGAGCGAGGGCCGGGTGTTTACCGACTTCCATGCAGCCACGGCTGTCTGCAGTGCGTCGCGCGCGGCGCTGCTCACCGGGTGCTACCCCGAACGCATCGGCATCCTCGGCGCGCTCGGGCCTAACTCGAACCATGGCATCAACCCCGACGAGACCACCCTCGCGGAACTCTGCAAGTCGAAAGGCTACGCGACCGCGATCTACGGCAAATGGCATCTCGGCGACAGGCCGATGTTCATGCCGACGCTTCACGGCTTCGACGAATGGCTCGGCATCCCCTACTCGAACGACATGTGGCCGCTCCACCCACAGTATGCCAAGCTCTCGAAGGGCGCCGCCGACCGCAAGCAGGGTTACCCTCCTCTGCCGATGTACGAAGACGACCATATTGTCGACGAAGTCATCACCGGCGACGAGCAGGCGCAGTTTACCAAGCGTTTCACTCAGCGGGCGGTCGACTTCATCGAACACAATCAAAAGCAACCTTTCTTTTTGTACGTGCCGCATCCCATGGTGCACGTTCCGCTGTTTGCCTCCGACGACTTCAAAGGCAAAAGCGGCGCGGGATTGTTCGGCGACGTGGTCATGGAACTCGACTGGTCGGTCGGCGAAATCCTCAACACGATTCGCAAACTTGATCTCGATAAAAATACGATGGTCGTCTTCACCTCCGACAATGGCCCCTGGCTAAGCTACGGCGACCATGCCGGCTCGGCGGGCATCTTCCGCGAAGGCAAAGGCACCATGTTCGAAGGCGGCTATCGCGAACCTTGCATCGTCTGGTGGCCCGACACCATTCCGGCCGGCACCAAGTGCGACGAGCTGGCAAGCACCATGGACCTGGTGCCGACGATCGCCAAGCTGATCGACGCTAAGCTGCCAGACGATCGCACCATCGACGGGCACAACATCTGGCCGCTCCTTTCCGGCCAGCCCGATGCCAAGTCGCCTTACGAGGCGTTCTACTGCTACTACGGCGGGCAACTCCAAGCGATCCGCGACCGCCAGTACAAGCTCCACTTCCCGCACCAGTATCGCTCGCTCGATGGCCGCCCCGGCGGCACGAACGGTTCGCCGGTCGGGTACAAGCAGCTCAAGATCGACCTCGAGCTGTTCGACCTCAAGGCCGACCCGAGCGAAACCACGAACATCGCTGCGGAGCACCCGGAAATCGTCGAGCGACTTCAAGCCGCCGGCCAGGCAGCCCGCGCCGACCTGGGCGACAGCCTTACCAAGGTGAAAGGCAAGAACAACCGCCCACCAGGACGAGTAAAACCAAACAAAAAGGCCCCGTAG
- a CDS encoding IS630 family transposase — protein sequence MNTKRNVQYWVIPPEANAEFVAHMEDVLDVYSRPYDPCLPVLCMDEQPVQLVEEIKAPLPATRHHPKRVDYEYRRSGVAKVFMFAEPLALWRQVSVRDKKTKVDWAVEMANLLEGRYAKCEKVLVVCDNLNTHTIGAFYDAFEPERARSLVRRIEFHHTPKHGSWLNIAENELSCLTGQCVAGRRIGSAEQLREQSAAWHEDVNQIQRGVEWQMKIDDARTKLKSVYPEIKV from the coding sequence ATGAACACCAAACGCAACGTTCAATACTGGGTGATCCCTCCCGAAGCGAACGCCGAGTTCGTAGCCCACATGGAGGACGTGCTGGACGTTTATTCCCGGCCCTACGATCCGTGTCTTCCCGTCCTGTGCATGGACGAGCAACCGGTTCAACTGGTCGAAGAGATCAAAGCTCCCCTTCCGGCAACGCGTCATCACCCAAAGCGAGTGGATTACGAATACCGGCGATCGGGAGTGGCCAAAGTCTTCATGTTCGCCGAGCCACTTGCCTTGTGGCGTCAGGTCTCGGTGCGGGACAAGAAGACCAAGGTCGATTGGGCCGTCGAGATGGCGAACCTCCTGGAGGGCCGCTACGCAAAATGCGAGAAAGTGCTCGTGGTGTGCGACAATCTCAACACGCACACCATCGGCGCCTTCTACGACGCATTCGAACCGGAGCGTGCCCGCAGTCTAGTCCGCCGGATCGAATTCCACCATACGCCCAAGCACGGCAGTTGGCTGAACATCGCCGAGAACGAACTGAGCTGTCTCACCGGACAATGCGTTGCGGGGCGTCGCATTGGTAGTGCCGAGCAATTGCGCGAGCAGTCGGCCGCCTGGCACGAGGACGTCAATCAAATACAACGCGGAGTCGAATGGCAAATGAAGATCGACGACGCACGAACCAAACTGAAATCGGTGTACCCTGAAATCAAGGTGTAA
- a CDS encoding helix-turn-helix domain-containing protein has product MSRKKYIVELTEEERSVLQDVVKRLQGTSQKVKRANILLKADIGGACWTDAKIAEALDCRTKTVENVRQRFVERGLEETLNGKQRDSPPTEKLLDGEQEAKIIAMRLGEAPKGYGKWTLRLLARKAVELEIVDSISYQTVRRTLKKTA; this is encoded by the coding sequence ATGAGTAGAAAGAAGTATATCGTTGAACTGACCGAGGAGGAGCGTTCCGTTCTGCAAGATGTCGTGAAACGGCTCCAGGGGACCAGCCAGAAGGTGAAGCGAGCCAACATCCTTCTGAAGGCAGATATTGGGGGTGCGTGCTGGACGGACGCAAAGATCGCCGAGGCGTTGGATTGTCGCACGAAGACAGTGGAAAATGTGCGGCAGCGGTTCGTCGAGCGGGGCCTTGAGGAGACGCTCAACGGCAAACAGCGAGACAGCCCGCCCACCGAAAAGTTGCTTGACGGCGAACAAGAGGCAAAGATCATCGCCATGCGGCTGGGAGAGGCCCCGAAGGGCTACGGCAAGTGGACGCTGCGTCTCTTGGCAAGAAAGGCGGTAGAGCTAGAAATTGTCGACTCGATCAGCTACCAAACCGTGCGGCGCACGCTCAAAAAAACCGCATGA
- a CDS encoding helix-turn-helix domain-containing protein: MKKHIVCLDHQARGGLEQLARSGARAAQVVRRCQILLKSDSGCTDEEIAEHVGCTTRNVRAVRKRFCEEGVQRAVYDAPRSGRPPEFTKRQQQQVIALACSEPPEGRARWTLELLCEHAVKEGFVDSLSVTEVSLWLKEHDLKPWRKKLGACPS, translated from the coding sequence ATGAAAAAGCACATTGTTTGCCTGGACCACCAGGCCCGTGGAGGTTTGGAGCAGCTAGCACGCTCAGGCGCCCGCGCGGCGCAAGTGGTGCGTCGCTGCCAGATATTATTGAAATCGGACTCGGGATGCACCGACGAAGAGATCGCCGAGCATGTGGGCTGCACGACGCGCAACGTCCGAGCCGTCCGAAAGCGGTTCTGCGAAGAGGGCGTCCAGCGGGCGGTGTACGATGCGCCTCGCTCGGGCCGCCCCCCAGAGTTCACCAAGCGGCAGCAGCAACAGGTAATCGCCCTGGCGTGCAGCGAGCCGCCCGAGGGACGGGCTCGCTGGACGCTGGAATTGTTGTGCGAGCACGCGGTGAAGGAAGGCTTCGTCGATTCGCTCAGCGTGACGGAGGTCTCGCTGTGGCTCAAGGAACACGACCTGAAGCCGTGGCGAAAAAAACTTGGTGCGTGCCCAAGCTGA
- a CDS encoding IS630 family transposase, translating into MPKLNDEFCERMEDVLEQYEKPLDPNEPVVCLDEQPYQRVDDARPPEPAAPGKIAKQDYEYRRCGTCSVFVAVEPKAGKRFVQAKRHRKRADFARFVRDLLKRYPDAERVHLVMDNLNTHNEKSLIETFGEEAARPMLERIVWHFTPKHASWLNMAEIEISAIQRQCLGRRLASLDKVQSELSHCSRDRNRKKIKINWTFHRKDAKRVFPELYRK; encoded by the coding sequence GTGCCCAAGCTGAACGACGAGTTCTGTGAGCGGATGGAGGACGTCCTCGAGCAGTACGAGAAGCCGCTCGACCCGAACGAGCCGGTCGTCTGCCTCGACGAGCAGCCCTATCAGAGGGTCGACGACGCGCGGCCGCCCGAGCCCGCGGCACCCGGCAAGATCGCGAAGCAGGACTACGAGTACCGCCGCTGCGGAACCTGCAGCGTGTTCGTGGCGGTCGAGCCGAAGGCGGGCAAGCGATTCGTTCAGGCCAAGCGTCACCGCAAGCGAGCCGACTTCGCCCGGTTCGTCCGCGACCTCTTGAAGCGCTATCCCGACGCAGAGCGGGTTCATCTGGTGATGGACAACCTCAACACGCACAACGAGAAGTCGTTGATCGAAACCTTTGGCGAGGAGGCGGCTCGGCCAATGCTGGAGCGGATTGTGTGGCATTTTACCCCCAAGCATGCCAGTTGGCTCAACATGGCCGAGATCGAAATCTCGGCCATACAGCGACAATGCCTGGGACGTCGGTTGGCTTCGCTCGACAAGGTTCAAAGCGAACTCTCCCACTGTTCACGCGACCGCAATCGGAAGAAAATCAAAATCAATTGGACCTTCCATCGAAAAGACGCCAAACGCGTCTTCCCTGAACTCTATAGGAAATGA
- a CDS encoding PEP-CTERM sorting domain-containing protein translates to MLLRSLTLLAGVAALVTAVPAQAVHSVYQADVNTLNDSGVSGTAILEVNPDTRILTIDMTVIGLEPNMDHIMHIHGLLDGDGSSGNQALDSMTPTLANDSDGDGFVEVIEGVPSYGDILLPLTTMNTPDGTFIYSDTFDLDDSSLFMSPVTGNEYVGDDLLPLEFREIVIHGLTVDGSAGANTEGEIDGTAGYKAVLPVAAGEIYRVPEPATALLAGIALLGVVTVFRRA, encoded by the coding sequence ATGCTGTTGCGAAGTCTTACCCTCTTGGCTGGAGTTGCCGCACTGGTGACTGCAGTCCCCGCTCAAGCGGTCCACAGCGTCTATCAGGCTGACGTGAATACGCTAAATGATTCCGGTGTATCTGGTACTGCAATTCTTGAAGTTAACCCCGATACGCGGATCTTAACTATTGATATGACTGTAATTGGTCTCGAACCAAACATGGATCATATCATGCACATCCATGGTTTGTTGGATGGCGACGGATCGAGTGGAAACCAAGCACTTGATTCGATGACGCCAACATTAGCCAACGACAGTGATGGCGATGGTTTCGTTGAAGTAATTGAAGGGGTTCCCTCCTATGGCGACATCCTGCTACCACTCACCACGATGAACACACCAGATGGAACTTTCATCTACAGCGATACCTTTGATCTCGACGATTCCTCTCTGTTCATGAGTCCTGTCACCGGCAACGAATACGTAGGCGATGACCTACTGCCGCTCGAATTTCGTGAGATCGTTATTCATGGCCTCACAGTCGATGGATCGGCGGGTGCCAATACCGAAGGCGAAATTGACGGCACTGCCGGCTACAAAGCCGTGCTCCCCGTAGCAGCAGGTGAAATCTACCGGGTGCCTGAACCGGCGACTGCCCTACTGGCGGGCATCGCCCTGCTTGGCGTAGTTACTGTATTCCGCAGAGCCTAG
- a CDS encoding sigma-70 family RNA polymerase sigma factor has protein sequence MNQHRDTTTSESESSRQSRRELNVLWTQAHSVVLGFIRSTVIDFHKAEDVLQETAATVAEKFEEYDRSRPFVPWVLGIARYKVLEELRANSRDKLVFDDEVVEVLTSAFDELAPSASDTQVALESCLNRIRGRAKQLLEMRYLRQQSVTRVAETTGMTAGAVRVALHRIRKALVDCVHGQLGSDDMPRGASK, from the coding sequence ATGAACCAGCACCGGGATACGACTACATCCGAATCCGAATCCTCGCGTCAATCGCGTCGAGAGCTAAACGTCCTTTGGACGCAGGCTCACAGCGTGGTGCTGGGGTTCATACGCTCCACGGTAATCGACTTCCATAAGGCGGAAGATGTGCTGCAGGAAACTGCGGCAACGGTTGCAGAGAAATTCGAAGAATACGATCGCTCCCGACCTTTCGTGCCCTGGGTGTTAGGCATCGCCCGGTACAAGGTGTTGGAGGAGCTACGAGCGAATTCTCGCGACAAATTGGTCTTCGACGACGAAGTCGTCGAGGTTTTGACTTCCGCATTCGATGAACTGGCCCCTTCGGCGAGCGACACTCAAGTTGCGCTGGAGAGTTGCCTGAATCGCATTCGAGGCCGCGCGAAACAACTGCTTGAAATGAGATACTTGCGACAACAATCTGTCACTCGCGTGGCCGAGACCACCGGCATGACCGCCGGCGCGGTCCGCGTGGCCTTGCATCGTATTCGCAAGGCTCTGGTCGATTGTGTTCATGGCCAACTTGGCTCCGACGACATGCCAAGAGGGGCCAGCAAATGA